GCAGACGTCCGCCGCGCTTCAACACCCGATAGGCCTCCGACAGCGCCGCATCGATCCGCGGCACGTTGCGGATGCCGAAGGCGATTGTATAGGCGTCGAAGCTGCCAGCCTCGAAAGGCAGTTCCTCGGCATTCGCCTCGACGAAGGTGAGATTGCCGGAAAGCTTCTTCTTTTCCGCCCGCTCGGCGCCGACGCCGAGCATCGAGCCGTTGATGTCGAGCACGGTCGCATGCGCCTGCCGGCCCGAGGCCTCGACGATACGGAAGGCGATGTCGCCGGTGCCACCGGCGACATCGAGCACCTTGTAGCCCGGCTCCTTGCGCGGGTTCAGCGCCGAAATCATCGCATCTTTCCAGGCGCGGTGCATGCCCATCGACATGACGTCGTTCATGATGTCGTAGCGCTTGGCGACCTTGTGGAACACCTGGTTGACGAGGCCCTGCTTCTCGCCGTCAGACACCTCACGGAAGCCGTAGGAGGTCTCCATGCCGC
This Rhizobium sp. NZLR1 DNA region includes the following protein-coding sequences:
- the ubiE gene encoding bifunctional demethylmenaquinone methyltransferase/2-methoxy-6-polyprenyl-1,4-benzoquinol methylase UbiE, giving the protein MSESRTSADGGMETSYGFREVSDGEKQGLVNQVFHKVAKRYDIMNDVMSMGMHRAWKDAMISALNPRKEPGYKVLDVAGGTGDIAFRIVEASGRQAHATVLDINGSMLGVGAERAEKKKLSGNLTFVEANAEELPFEAGSFDAYTIAFGIRNVPRIDAALSEAYRVLKRGGRLLVLEFSEVDMPLLDKIYDAWSFNAIPQFGKAITGEAEPYQYLVESIRKFPNQENFAAMIRQAGFSRVNYTNYTGGIAALHSGWKL